The following are encoded in a window of Oncorhynchus mykiss isolate Arlee chromosome 11, USDA_OmykA_1.1, whole genome shotgun sequence genomic DNA:
- the LOC110536051 gene encoding rabphilin-3A produces the protein MTDAVMGGSSDRWVPNDRQRSMHANDKEQGNWTNQVRPGPGAPDLTDEEKEIINGVIARAEKMEAMEQERIGRLVNRLDDMKKTVCGDGVNRCLLCGEQLGVPGVSSVVCEDCKKHMCTKCGVQSGSRPCSVWLCKICSEQREVWKRSGAWFFKGFPKQFLPSPMPISKSRESSAQRASEPQEPAASDPRAAGDLPQAQARGPESQGRAGKPPVAHKPTEVRIAAGGASPGYTEGGAQNSPVVLQKAVTVQSSRPPPAASVKQAPLEMEGGGYSTITTPAEDRVTPAMREEKRQPATYNPPPARQQPPPPEEEEDANSCDSDEATTLGALEFSLLYEQENNSLHCSILKAKGLKPMDSNGLADPYVKLHLLPGASKSTKLRTKTLRNTRNPAWNETLVYHGLTDEDMQRKTLRISVCDEDKFGHNEFIGETRVALKKLKINQKKNFNVCLERVVPTKKTATAGGARGISLYEDEGGKDGGDVEERGRILISLMYSTQQNRLLVGVVRCVHLASMDANGYSDPFVEICLKPDMGKKAKNKTNIKKKTLNPEYNEEFSYDIKHSDLAKKTLDISVWDYDIGKSNDYIGGCQLGITAKGEQLKHWYECLKNKDKKIERWHTLLNENPVNSN, from the exons ATGACGGACGCAGTGATGGGCGGTAGCTCGGACCGCTGGGTACCCAACGACAGGCAGAGGAGCATGCATGCCAA TGATAAGGAACA GGGTAACTGGACTAACCAGGTCAGGCCTGGTCCCGGCGCTCCGGACCTGACTGACGAGGAGAAGGAGATCATTAACGGTGTGATTGCCCGCGCTGAGAAGATGGAGGCCATGGAGCAGGAGAGAATTGG GCGCCTGGTGAACCGTCTAGATGACATGAAGAAGACGGTGTGTGGGGACGGGGTGAACCGCTGTCTGCTGTGTGGGGAGCAGCTGGGTGTGCCAGGGGTCAGCTCAGTGGTGTGTGAGGACTGCAAAAAG CACATGTGCACCAAGTGTGGAGTGCAGAGTGGGAGCCGGCCGTGCTCTGTGTGGCTCTGCAAGATCTGCAGCGAACAGCGAGAG GTGTGGAAGCGATCTGGTGCCTGGTTCTTTAAAGGCTTCCCCAAGCAGTTCCTGCCCTCGCCCATGCCCATCTCCAAGTCCAGAGAGTCAAGCGCCCAGCGGGCCTCAGAACCCCAGGAGCCAGCAGCCTCTGACCCCAGGGCTGCTGGTGATCTGCCACAGGCACAGGCCAGAG GACCAGAATCACAGGGGCGTGCTGGCAAACCACCTGTGGCCCATAAGCCGACAGAGGTTCGCATTGCCGCTGGTGGGGCTAGTCCTGGCTACACTGAGGGAGGTGCCCAGAACAGCCCAGTGGTGCTGCAGAAGGCTGTTACAGTCCAGAGCTCCAGGCCCCCTCCAGCAGCATCAGTCAAGCAGG CTCcactggagatggagggaggtggctACTCCACTATCACTACTCCAGCGGAGGATAGAGTGACTCCTGCAATgcgggaggagaagagacagccTGCCACCTACAACCCCCCTCCTGCTCGACAACAACCACCCCcgcctgaggaggaggaggatgcaaACAGCTGTGACTCAGATGAGGCCA CCACTCTTGGCGCGCTGGAGTTCAGCTTGCTTTATGAGCAGGAGAACAACAGTCTCCACTGCAGCATCCTTAAAGCCAAG GGACTGAAGCCCATGGACTCCAATGGACTGGCTGATCCATATGTCAAGCTGCATCTGCTGCCAGGGGCCAGTAAG TCCACCAAGTTACGCACCAAAACCCTGAGAAACACCCGTAACCCAGCATGGAACGAGACCCTGGTCTACCACGGACTCACAGATGAGGACATGCAGCGCAAGACTCTCAG GATCTCTGTCTGTGATGAGGACAAGTTTGGACATAATGAGTTTATCGGAGAAACTCGCGTTGCACTGAAGAAACTGAAGATCAACCAGAAGAAAAACTTCAACGTGTGTCTAGAGAGAGTAGTCCCG ACAAAGAAGACCGCAACAGCTGGAGGGGCTCGAGGCATTTCGCTCTATGAGGATGAG GGTGGAAAGGATGGTGGAGATGTGGAGGAGCGTGGTCGTATCCTTATCTCCCTCATGTACAGCACCCAGCAGAACCGCCTGCTTGTGGGTGTGGTGCGCTGCGTTCACCTGGCCTCCATGGACGCCAATGGATACTCTGACCCATTCGTCGAAAT ATGCCTGAAACCTGATATGGGGAAGAAGGCCAAGAACAAAACAAATATCAAGAAGAAAACCCTGAACCCAGAGTACAACGAG GAATTTAGCTATGACATCAAGCACAGCGACCTGGCTAAGAAGACCCTGGACATCTCAGTGTGGGACTACGACATTGGGAAATCCAACGATTACATCG GTGGGTGTCAGTTGGGCATCACAGCCAAAGGGGAGCAGCTGAAGCACTGGTATGAGTGCCTGAAGAACAAGGACAAGAAGATAGAGCGCTGGCACACCCTGTTGAATGAGAATCCTGTCAACAGCAACTAA